In a single window of the Rhodamnia argentea isolate NSW1041297 chromosome 2, ASM2092103v1, whole genome shotgun sequence genome:
- the LOC125313650 gene encoding uncharacterized protein LOC125313650 produces MVEDLVDGARRFGDGLKPELKDHLVPLNPKDYNELYERAQLIERNITERAAVFGSRFVPSNRNKYRFGKRPMLGGKPTIPPNRRNTVGKAAPNLNDREVEFVIEIIPGAEPISKAPYRMSLSELNELKVQLQELLDKGFIRPSASPWGAPMLFVRKKDGSLRLCIDYKQLNQVFKEYLDRFVTIVIDDI; encoded by the exons ATGGTGGAAGACCTTGTGGACGGGGCAAGGAGGTTCGGAGATGGGTTGAAACCGGAGCTGAAAGATCATCTAGTGCCGTTGAACCCGAAAGATTACAATGAGCTATATGAAAGGGCTCAGCTGATAGAGAGAAATATAACCGAAAGGGCCGCTGTATTTGGATCGCGATTTGTGCCATCTAACAGAAATAAATATaggtttggcaagaggccaatgttGGGAGGAAAGCCGACCATCCCACCTAACCGGAGGAATACTGTGGGAAAAGCGGCGCCCAACCTCAATG ATAGGGAGGTCGAGTTTGTGATTGAGATAATCCCCGGAGCAGAGCCTATTTCTAAAGCTCCGTATAGGATGTCGTTATCGGAATTGAATGAGCTAAAGGTGCAGCTGCAGGAATTGTTGGATAAGGGTTTTATCCGCCCTAGTGCGTCACCATGGGGAGCACCTATGTTGTTTGttaggaaaaaggatgggtcgTTACGCCTGTGCATAGACTACAAACAACTTAACCAG gtgttcaaggagtatttggatagaTTCGTCACAATAGTTATTGACGATATCTAA